A single window of Watersipora subatra chromosome 9, tzWatSuba1.1, whole genome shotgun sequence DNA harbors:
- the LOC137404033 gene encoding nyctalopin-like — translation MDNLILAWITLSCVILPVTGSSSCPSNICECRELEIASRMETEVRCNTGSNRGYVPVFRSFEPFISSLYLSGVELTVLGNGSFRELSGVREMYLYDNYLIRIESQAFSNIDHTIETLDLQHNKLRNLDFLTTHDFPRLRQLLLRDNELVSISPESFVLVPALENLNLDDNHLQGKLNFLQHPSLKGLFHLNLDHNDLENIDPEDFLYLTNLKRLLLSRNQLRSIDFLRHPIFRQLYGFGAAHNLLETVEPSIFADKHLLKWIELSNNLLTNVTFLASCGLRRLEEIYLSANRIKSLPEKSFQATTTLIIVDVSRNELETLPRCALQPFYTQLFMFDISQNPMQCNCQIAWLQDKRRDIHTEKQSQCANLEFLSTDEYEIDDCEALIPCSPTSGCSKYSVGVLENDQQEPYETTEMTSSDASTKTVATYMVTFLVTLCLT, via the exons ATGGATAATTTGATATTGGCATGGATAACTCTTTCGTGTGTGATTTTACCAGTTACTGGCTCCTCCAGCTGTCCCTCGAACATCTGTGAGTGCAGAGAACTAGAG ATTGCCAGTCGGATGGAAACGGAGGTACGATGCAATACTGGGTCTAATCGTGGCTACGTTCCAGTGTTCCGTTCCTTTGAACCATTCATATCAAGTTTGTACTTGAGTGGAGTAGAGCTAACGGTACTGGGCAACGGAAGCTTCCGGGAACTATCAGGAGTGAGG GAAATGTACCTCTATGACAATTATTTGATACGAATAGAGAGCCAGGCATTCTCCAACATAGACCATACGATAGAAACACTTGACCTTCAGCATAACAAGCTAAGAAACCTAGACTTTCTTACAACTCACGACTTCCCTAGACTCCGGCAGTTACTTCTAAGAGACAACGAGCTCGTATCAATAAG CCCAGAGAGCTTTGTCCTTGTTCCAGCCCTAGAAAACCTAAACCTCGATGACAACCATCTGCAAGGAAAGCTGAATTTCCTCCAACATCCATCCTTAAAAGGACTTTTCCACCTCAACCTTGATCATAATGACCTAGAAAACATTGATCCTGAGGACTTCCTATATCTTACAAACCTAAAAAGACTACTGTTGAGCCGCAATCAACTAAGGAGTATAGATTTTCTGAGACACCCAATTTTCCGTCAG CTTTATGGTTTTGGAGCAGCCCACAACCTATTAGAAACAGTCGAGCCAAGTATATTCGCTGACAAACACCTCCTAAAATGGATTGAACTTTCCAACAACCTATTGACTAATGTCACCTTCCTCGCTAGCTGTGGTCTGCGACGTCTTGAGGAAATTTACTTATCGGCGAACCGCATCAAATCACTACCAGAGAAATCTTTCCAGGCCACTACAACCTTGATTATAGTCGATGTCAGTAGGAATGAGCTTGAGACATTGCCTCGTTGTGCTCTGCAACCATTCTACACACAACTGTTTATGTTTGATATATCTCAAAATCCCATGCAATGCAATTGTCAAATCGCATGGCTCCAAGACAAGAGACGTGATATCCACACAGAAAAACAGAGTCAGTGCGCGAACCTAGAGTTTCTCTCCACAGATGAATATGAAATAGACGATTGCGAAGCGCTGATACCATGCAGTCCCACCAGCGGCTGCAGCAAATACTCTGTGGGTGTGTTGGAAAATGATCAACAGGAACCCTATGAAACAACAGAAATGACAAGCAGCGATGCCTCCACAAAAACTGTAGCAACTTACATGGTCACTTTCCTGGTGACACTTTGTCTGACATGA